A single Hippopotamus amphibius kiboko isolate mHipAmp2 chromosome 5, mHipAmp2.hap2, whole genome shotgun sequence DNA region contains:
- the LOC130853795 gene encoding cytochrome P450 11B1, mitochondrial-like isoform X2, whose protein sequence is MALRAKAGMRVAGPWLSLHRARTLGTTAAPGPKAVLPFEAMPRCPGNKWLRLLQIWKEQGSENLHLDMHQAFQELGPIFRYDVGGRHMVFVMLPEDVERLQQVEGFHPRRMCPEPWLAYRRDRGLKCGVFLLNGPQWRQDRLRLNPEVLSLQAVQKYTPLVAQVARDFSRGLQAKAAQNARRSLTLDIRPSVFHYTIEASNLVLYGERLGLFAEHPDPHSRSFIQALEVMFKSTVQLLFLPRSLSRWASGSVWRAHFEAWDYIFQYANRAIQRIYQELALGHPWRYSGIVAELLTRADMTPDAIKANSIDLTAGSVDTTAIPVLMTLFELARNPDVQEALRQESLGAEARISGDPRRAITELPLLRAALKETLRLYPVGVFLERHVSSDMVLQNYHIPAGVLKHFLVETPVQEDLKMIYRFILVPSTLPLLTFRAFN, encoded by the exons ATGGCGCTGCGGGCAAAGGCCGGAATGCGGGTGGCAGGGCCCTGGCTGTCCCTGCACAGGGCGCGCACCCTGGGCACCACAGCCGCTCCGGGCCCCAAGGCGGTGCTGCCCTTCGAAGCCATGCCCCGCTGTCCCGGAAACAAGTGGCTGCGGCTGCTGCAGATCTGGAAGGAGCAGGGCTCTGAGAACTTACACCTGGACATGCACCAGGCCTTCCAGGAGCTGGGGCCCATTTTCAG GTATGACGTGGGAGGGAGACACATGGTGTTCGTGATGCTGCCCGAGGACGTGGAGCGGCTGCAGCAGGTGGAGGGCTTTCACCCGCGGCGGATGTGCCCGGAGCCCTGGCTGGCCTACCGACGGGACCGTGGGCTCAAATGTGGCGTGTTCCTGCT AAACGGGCCGCAGTGGCGTCAGGACCGACTGCGGCTGAACCCCGAGGTGCTGTCGCTGCAGGCAGTGCAGAAGTACACGCCCTTGGTGGCCCAGGTGGCCAGGGACTTCTCCCGGGGCCTGCAGGCGAAGGCGGCGCAGAACGCCCGCAGGAGCCTGACCCTGGACATCCGGCCCAGCGTCTTCCACTACACCATCGAAG ccAGCAACTTGGTCCTGTACGGAGAGCGGCTGGGCCTGTTTGCCGAGCACCCGGACCCCCATAGCCGGAGCTTCATCCAGGCGCTGGAGGTCATGTTCAAGTCCACCGTGCAGCTCCTGTTCCTGCCCCGGAGCCTGTCTCGCTGGGCGAGCGGCAGCGTGTGGAGGGCGCACTTTGAGGCCTGGGACTACATCTTCCAGTACG CCAACAGAGCCATCCAGAGAATCTATCAGGAGCTGGCCCTCGGCCACCCGTGGCGCTACAGCGGCATCGTGGCGGAGCTGCTGACACGCGCAGACATGACCCCGGATGCCATCAAGGCCAACTCCATCGACCTCACTGCCGGGAGTGTGGACACG ACGGCCATCCCCGTGTTGATGACTCTCTTCGAGCTGGCTCGGAACCCGGACGTGCAGGAGGCCCTGCGCCAGGAGAGCCTGGGGGCCGAGGCCAGGATCTCAGGAGATCCCCGGAGGGCCATCACGGAGCTGCCCCTGCTGCGGGCGGCCCTCAAGGAGACCTTGAG GCTGTACCCCGTGGGTGTCTTCTTGGAGCGACACGTGAGCTCAGACATGGTGCTGCAGAACTACCACATCCCGGCCGGG GTGCTGAAGCACTTCCTGGTGGAGACACCTGTGCAAGAGGACCTAAAGATGATCTACCGCTTCATATTGgtgccctccaccctccccctcctcaccttCCGGGCCTTCAACTAG
- the LOC130853795 gene encoding cytochrome P450 11B1, mitochondrial-like isoform X1, with protein MALRAKAGMRVAGPWLSLHRARTLGTTAAPGPKAVLPFEAMPRCPGNKWLRLLQIWKEQGSENLHLDMHQAFQELGPIFRYDVGGRHMVFVMLPEDVERLQQVEGFHPRRMCPEPWLAYRRDRGLKCGVFLLNGPQWRQDRLRLNPEVLSLQAVQKYTPLVAQVARDFSRGLQAKAAQNARRSLTLDIRPSVFHYTIEASNLVLYGERLGLFAEHPDPHSRSFIQALEVMFKSTVQLLFLPRSLSRWASGSVWRAHFEAWDYIFQYANRAIQRIYQELALGHPWRYSGIVAELLTRADMTPDAIKANSIDLTAGSVDTTAIPVLMTLFELARNPDVQEALRQESLGAEARISGDPRRAITELPLLRAALKETLRLYPVGVFLERHVSSDMVLQNYHIPAGTLVQVVLYSLGRNPAVFARPERYDPQRWLDNRAAGTRFPHLAFGFGVRQCLGRRVAEVEMLLLLHHVLKHFLVETPVQEDLKMIYRFILVPSTLPLLTFRAFN; from the exons ATGGCGCTGCGGGCAAAGGCCGGAATGCGGGTGGCAGGGCCCTGGCTGTCCCTGCACAGGGCGCGCACCCTGGGCACCACAGCCGCTCCGGGCCCCAAGGCGGTGCTGCCCTTCGAAGCCATGCCCCGCTGTCCCGGAAACAAGTGGCTGCGGCTGCTGCAGATCTGGAAGGAGCAGGGCTCTGAGAACTTACACCTGGACATGCACCAGGCCTTCCAGGAGCTGGGGCCCATTTTCAG GTATGACGTGGGAGGGAGACACATGGTGTTCGTGATGCTGCCCGAGGACGTGGAGCGGCTGCAGCAGGTGGAGGGCTTTCACCCGCGGCGGATGTGCCCGGAGCCCTGGCTGGCCTACCGACGGGACCGTGGGCTCAAATGTGGCGTGTTCCTGCT AAACGGGCCGCAGTGGCGTCAGGACCGACTGCGGCTGAACCCCGAGGTGCTGTCGCTGCAGGCAGTGCAGAAGTACACGCCCTTGGTGGCCCAGGTGGCCAGGGACTTCTCCCGGGGCCTGCAGGCGAAGGCGGCGCAGAACGCCCGCAGGAGCCTGACCCTGGACATCCGGCCCAGCGTCTTCCACTACACCATCGAAG ccAGCAACTTGGTCCTGTACGGAGAGCGGCTGGGCCTGTTTGCCGAGCACCCGGACCCCCATAGCCGGAGCTTCATCCAGGCGCTGGAGGTCATGTTCAAGTCCACCGTGCAGCTCCTGTTCCTGCCCCGGAGCCTGTCTCGCTGGGCGAGCGGCAGCGTGTGGAGGGCGCACTTTGAGGCCTGGGACTACATCTTCCAGTACG CCAACAGAGCCATCCAGAGAATCTATCAGGAGCTGGCCCTCGGCCACCCGTGGCGCTACAGCGGCATCGTGGCGGAGCTGCTGACACGCGCAGACATGACCCCGGATGCCATCAAGGCCAACTCCATCGACCTCACTGCCGGGAGTGTGGACACG ACGGCCATCCCCGTGTTGATGACTCTCTTCGAGCTGGCTCGGAACCCGGACGTGCAGGAGGCCCTGCGCCAGGAGAGCCTGGGGGCCGAGGCCAGGATCTCAGGAGATCCCCGGAGGGCCATCACGGAGCTGCCCCTGCTGCGGGCGGCCCTCAAGGAGACCTTGAG GCTGTACCCCGTGGGTGTCTTCTTGGAGCGACACGTGAGCTCAGACATGGTGCTGCAGAACTACCACATCCCGGCCGGG ACATTGGTGCAGGTGGTACTGTACTCCTTGGGTCGAAACCCCGCCGTGTTTGCCAGGCCCGAGCGCTATGATCCCCAGCGCTGGCTGGACAACCGGGCCGCTGGCACCAGGTTCCCACACCTGGCCTTCGGCTTTGGCGTGCGCCAGTGCCTGGGGCGGCGCGTGGCAGAAGTGGAGATGCTGCTTCTGCTGCACCAT GTGCTGAAGCACTTCCTGGTGGAGACACCTGTGCAAGAGGACCTAAAGATGATCTACCGCTTCATATTGgtgccctccaccctccccctcctcaccttCCGGGCCTTCAACTAG